The following are encoded in a window of Kogia breviceps isolate mKogBre1 chromosome 12, mKogBre1 haplotype 1, whole genome shotgun sequence genomic DNA:
- the PDGFB gene encoding platelet-derived growth factor subunit B isoform X2 has translation MNRCWALFLSLCCYLRLVSAEGDPIPEELYEMLSDHSIRSFDDLQRLLHGDSGDEDGAELDLNLTRSHSGGELDSLSRGRRSLGSPTVAEPAMIAECKTRTEVFEISRRLIDRTNANFLVWPPCVEVQRCSGCCNNRNVRCRPTQVQLRPVQVRKIEIVRKKPTFKKATVTLEDHLACKCETVVARPVTRSPGSPQEQRARTPQTRVTIRTVRVRRPPKGKHRKFKHTHDKKALKETLGA, from the exons ATGAATCGCTGCTGGGCGCTCTTCCTGTCTCTCTGCTGCTACCTGCGTCTGGTCAGCGCCGAG GGGGACCCCATTCCCGAGGAGCTCTACGAGATGCTGAGTGACCACTCCATTCGTTCCTTCGATGACCTCCAGCGCCTGCTGCACGGAGACTCCGGAG ATGAAGACGGGGCTGAGTTGGACCTGAATTTGACCAGGTCCCATTCTGGAGGCGAGCTGGACAGCTTATCCCGCGGGAGGAGGAGCCTAG GTTCCCCGACAGTCGCTGAGCCAGCCATGATCGCCGAGTGCAAGACACGCACCGAGGTGTTCGAGATCTCGCGGCGCCTCATAGACCGCACCAACGCCAACTTCCTGGTGTGGCCGCCCTGCGTGGAGGTGCAGCGCTGCTCCGGCTGCTGCAACAACCGCAATGTGCGGTGCCGCCCCACGCAGGTGCAGCTGCGGCCCGTTCAG GTAAGAAAGATTGAGATTGTACGGAAGAAGCCAACCTTTAAGAAGGCCACGGTGACCTTGGAGGACCACCTGGCGTGCAAGTGTGAGACGGTGGTGGCGCGACCCGTGACCCGAAGTCCCGGGAGTCCCCAGGAGCAGCGAG CCAGGACGCCCCAAACTCGGGTGACCATTCGGACGGTGCGAGTCCGCCGGCCCCCCAAGGGGAAGCACCGGAAGTTCAAGCACACGCATGACAAGAAGGCGCTGAAGGAGACCCTCGGAGCCTAG
- the PDGFB gene encoding platelet-derived growth factor subunit B isoform X1 encodes MNRCWALFLSLCCYLRLVSAEGDPIPEELYEMLSDHSIRSFDDLQRLLHGDSGDEDGAELDLNLTRSHSGGELDSLSRGRRSLGSPTVAEPAMIAECKTRTEVFEISRRLIDRTNANFLVWPPCVEVQRCSGCCNNRNVRCRPTQVQLRPVQVRKIEIVRKKPTFKKATVTLEDHLACKCETVVARPVTRSPGSPQEQRAARTPQTRVTIRTVRVRRPPKGKHRKFKHTHDKKALKETLGA; translated from the exons ATGAATCGCTGCTGGGCGCTCTTCCTGTCTCTCTGCTGCTACCTGCGTCTGGTCAGCGCCGAG GGGGACCCCATTCCCGAGGAGCTCTACGAGATGCTGAGTGACCACTCCATTCGTTCCTTCGATGACCTCCAGCGCCTGCTGCACGGAGACTCCGGAG ATGAAGACGGGGCTGAGTTGGACCTGAATTTGACCAGGTCCCATTCTGGAGGCGAGCTGGACAGCTTATCCCGCGGGAGGAGGAGCCTAG GTTCCCCGACAGTCGCTGAGCCAGCCATGATCGCCGAGTGCAAGACACGCACCGAGGTGTTCGAGATCTCGCGGCGCCTCATAGACCGCACCAACGCCAACTTCCTGGTGTGGCCGCCCTGCGTGGAGGTGCAGCGCTGCTCCGGCTGCTGCAACAACCGCAATGTGCGGTGCCGCCCCACGCAGGTGCAGCTGCGGCCCGTTCAG GTAAGAAAGATTGAGATTGTACGGAAGAAGCCAACCTTTAAGAAGGCCACGGTGACCTTGGAGGACCACCTGGCGTGCAAGTGTGAGACGGTGGTGGCGCGACCCGTGACCCGAAGTCCCGGGAGTCCCCAGGAGCAGCGAG CAGCCAGGACGCCCCAAACTCGGGTGACCATTCGGACGGTGCGAGTCCGCCGGCCCCCCAAGGGGAAGCACCGGAAGTTCAAGCACACGCATGACAAGAAGGCGCTGAAGGAGACCCTCGGAGCCTAG